The window GGTGCAGCGTCAGGTCGATCCCGCGCAGCACCTCGGTGTCGCCGAAGCTCTTGCGCAGTCCGCGGGCGGACAGCAGCGGGACGGGCGTCTGGTCAGTGGGCGACACGGCTGTCGAGCCTCCTCTCCAGGGCGCTCTGGCCGAACGACAGCACCAGGCAGAACACCCAGTACACCAGCGCCGCGGCGAGGTAGATCACCATGAACTCGAGGGTCGTCGCCGCGATCTGCTGCGCGACCTTGAACAGCTCCGTCACCAGGATCAGCGACGTGAGCGAGGTGTCCTTCACGAGCGAGATGAACGTGTTCGACAGCGGGGGCACGGACACCCGTGCCGCCTGCGGCAGGATGATCCGCGTGAGCGTGCGGGTGCGGTTCATCCCGACCGTGTACGCCGCCTCCCACTGCCCCTTCGGCACCGACAGGATCGCGGCCCGCACGACCTCGGCTCCGTAGCCGCCCACGTTGAGCGACAGCGCGATGATCGCACTTGGCCACGGGTCGAGCGTGATGCCGATCGACGGCATCCCGTAGAAGATCACGAACAGCTGCACCAGCATGGGCGTGCCGCGGATCACGGAGATGTAGAAGCGCGCGACGCCCGCCACCACCGGATGCACCGAGATCCGCATCAGCGCGACGCCGACCGCGATCAGCAGCCCCAGCGCGAACGACACCAGCGCGAGCGGCACCGTCGCCGTCAGGCCCGCCCAGGCGATCGGCCAGAGCGAGTCGAGGAACAGCTGCCAGGGGTTCGCCATCGGTTACTGCGAGACGTCCTCGCCGAAGTACTTCTCGCTGATCTCCGCCAGTGTACCGTCGGCGCGCAGCTCCTCGAGAGCGCCGTCCACGGCCTCGACGAGCGAGGTCTTGTCCTTCGTGAACACGAACGCCTGCTCGCCGGCGTCCTCGGTCTCCGCCGCGATCTTCAGCCCCGTCGGGCTGTTCGTGGTCTCGTAGTCGAGGAACGTCAGCTTGTCGTTCACGGTCGCGTCCACACGGCCCTGACGCAGCAGCTCCACGGCCTGCGCCCAGCCCTCGACGGCCTCGACCTTGGCGCCGGAGTCGGTCGCCAGCTCGTACCAGTTGCTGGTGAGCGACTGGGCCGTGGTCTTGCCGGCCAGGTCGTCGAACGAGCTGATCGAGTCGTCGTCCTCGGCCACCACGATGACGCCGGGCGACACGGTGTAGGGCGCGCTGAAGAGGTACTTCGCCTCGCGCTCGTCGTTGATCGAGACCTGGTTCGCGATCACGTCGAAGCGGCCGGCGTCGAGACCGGCGAAGATCGCGTCCCACTGCGTCTCCTGGAACTCCACCTCGAGGCCCAGCTTGTCGGCGACGGCCTGGATGATCTCGACGTCGTAGCCGGTCAGGTCGCCCGAGCCGCCGTCGTCGTGGAAGCTGAACGGGCGGTATGTGCCCTCGGTCGCGACCGTGAGCGTGCCGTCCTTCACCAGGCCGAAGTCGGAGCCCGCGGTGCTCTCCGCACCGGACGTGTTCGCGGGCGTGGTGGAGCCGCTGCAGGCAGTGAGCGCCGCGGCGGCGACGACGAGTGCGGTGACGGCGATGAGACGACGGGACATGGACCCTCCTGGGGTGAGAGGCGCGGTGCGAGTTTACGCGACCGGCGCGGGACCTCCCCACAGTACGTGCCGTCGCGGGATCCCCCGCATCCGATGACGCTCCGTGTCGACGCGGGGCGGAGGACGCGAAACGCCCCCGGGCGGAACCCGGGGGCGTTTCGGTGAGTCAGGCTCAGATGGCGTTGACGTCCAGCGGGATGCCGGGGCCGAACGTGGTCGACACCGCACCCTTCTGGATGTAGCGGCCCTTCGCGCTCGACGGCTTGAGGCGGACGATCTCCTCGAGCGCTGCGCCGATGTTCTCGTTCAGCTGCTCGGCGGTGAAGGACGCCTTGCCGACGACGAAGTGCACGTTGGCGTGCTTGTCGACGCGGAACTCGATCTTTCCGCCCTTGATCTCCTCGACGGCCTTGGCCGGGTTCGGGGTCACGGTGCCGGTCTTCGGGTTCGGCATCAGGCCACGCGGACCCAGCACCTTGCCGAGACGACCGACCTGGCCCATGAGCTCCGGGGTGGAGACGGCCGAGTCGAACGCGGTCCAGCCGCCGGCGACCTTCTCGATGAGCTCGGCGCCGCCGACCTCATCGGCACCTGCGGCGATCGCGGCCTCGGCCGCGGGGCCCGTGGCGAAGACGATGACGCGGGCGGTCTTACCGGTGCCGTGGGGCAGGATGACGGTGCCGCGCACCATCTGGTCGGCCTTGCGGGGGTCGACGGCGAGCTTCAGCGCGACCTCGACGGTCGAGTCGAACTTCGCCGAACCGGTCTCCTTCGCGAGCGCGACGGCCTCGGCGGGCGTGTAGAAACGGTCTGCCTCGATCTTCTCGGCGGCAGCCTTGTAAGCCTTGGACTTGGTAGCCATGATTATTCTCCTCAGCCCTCGACCGTGATGCCCATGGAACGGGCGGTGCCGGCGATGATCTTCGAGGCGGCCTCGATGTCGTTCGCGTTCAGGTCGGCCTGCTTCTGCTCGGCGATCTGACGGACCTGGTCCTTGGTGATCTTGCCGACCTTGACGGTGTGCGGGGTGGCCGAGGCCTTCTGCACGCCGGCGGCCTTCTTGATGAGCTCCGCCGCGGGCGGGGTCTTCAGGACG of the Microbacterium sufflavum genome contains:
- a CDS encoding amino acid ABC transporter permease, which codes for MANPWQLFLDSLWPIAWAGLTATVPLALVSFALGLLIAVGVALMRISVHPVVAGVARFYISVIRGTPMLVQLFVIFYGMPSIGITLDPWPSAIIALSLNVGGYGAEVVRAAILSVPKGQWEAAYTVGMNRTRTLTRIILPQAARVSVPPLSNTFISLVKDTSLTSLILVTELFKVAQQIAATTLEFMVIYLAAALVYWVFCLVLSFGQSALERRLDSRVAH
- a CDS encoding amino acid ABC transporter substrate-binding protein; this translates as MSRRLIAVTALVVAAAALTACSGSTTPANTSGAESTAGSDFGLVKDGTLTVATEGTYRPFSFHDDGGSGDLTGYDVEIIQAVADKLGLEVEFQETQWDAIFAGLDAGRFDVIANQVSINDEREAKYLFSAPYTVSPGVIVVAEDDDSISSFDDLAGKTTAQSLTSNWYELATDSGAKVEAVEGWAQAVELLRQGRVDATVNDKLTFLDYETTNSPTGLKIAAETEDAGEQAFVFTKDKTSLVEAVDGALEELRADGTLAEISEKYFGEDVSQ
- the rplA gene encoding 50S ribosomal protein L1 — its product is MATKSKAYKAAAEKIEADRFYTPAEAVALAKETGSAKFDSTVEVALKLAVDPRKADQMVRGTVILPHGTGKTARVIVFATGPAAEAAIAAGADEVGGAELIEKVAGGWTAFDSAVSTPELMGQVGRLGKVLGPRGLMPNPKTGTVTPNPAKAVEEIKGGKIEFRVDKHANVHFVVGKASFTAEQLNENIGAALEEIVRLKPSSAKGRYIQKGAVSTTFGPGIPLDVNAI
- the rplK gene encoding 50S ribosomal protein L11, producing MAPKKKVTGLIKLQINAGAANPAPPIGPALGQHGVNIMEFCKAYNAATESQRGNVIPVEITVYEDRSFTFVLKTPPAAELIKKAAGVQKASATPHTVKVGKITKDQVRQIAEQKQADLNANDIEAASKIIAGTARSMGITVEG